Proteins encoded in a region of the Tripterygium wilfordii isolate XIE 37 chromosome 21, ASM1340144v1, whole genome shotgun sequence genome:
- the LOC119988555 gene encoding uncharacterized protein LOC119988555: MDKSWVHLNKGTPEYEKGMDTYLDIAFSCEGVTDKIRCSCCKCNNVYFKDKSDVKFDLFRWGMEKSYTKWIYHGESLNDVPIDDGVEANDDNNAENDDVATFEMLYNMSRGGGFGDILAGIGEHFDNCDPKQPNEEAKKFYQLLKDAEQKLYPNFDKLSKLSFVVKIFQLKCLYGFTDRGLNGLLDFIRFILPPDNTCPASMREARKMVSALGLMYKKIDACVNDCVLFCKENSVMDQCPECGESRWQKVPEVVGNEVPIFKKKKKRVPRKLLRYFPLKPRLQQLFMSKETASAMRWHRDERENDGILRHPADSKEWKDFDDKHPSFAIESRNVRLGLASDGVNPFGTMSISHSTWPVVMIPYNLPPWICMKHSYWMLCLLIPGPKSPGNDIDIYLAPLIDDLKDLWEVGIQTFDASLQQNFQLRAMLLWTINDFPAYAMMSGWSTKGELACPCCNKNTCSYRLKHGRKHCYMGHRRSLSHEHPWRKNRHLFDNHMEHREAPKRLSGYDVLKQYDMFDQVKFGKLTRKRKRDDKTVNWKKKSIFFELPYWKTLSLRHNLDVMHIEKKFVTVSWVHY, encoded by the coding sequence ATGGATAAGAGTTGGGTTCATTTGAATAAAGGAACACCTGAATATGAGAAGGGTATGGATACATATTTAGATATCGCCTTTTCTTGTGAAGGGGTTACTGATAAAATACGGTGTTCGTGTTGTAAGTGCAACAACGTCTATTTTAAGGATAAAAGTGATGTTAAGTTCGATTTATTTAGATGGGGGATGGAAAAAAGTTACACTAAATGGATTTACCATGGTGAAAGCTTAAACGACGTGcctattgatgatggagttgaggcaaatgatgataataatgcagaaaatgatgatgttgCCACATTTGAAATGTTGTATAACATGTCAAGAGGTGGAGGTTTTGGGGATATCCTTGCAGGTATCGGAGAGCACTTCGATAATTGTGATCCTAAACAACCAAATGAGGAGGCCAAAAAATTTTACCAATTGTTGAAGGATGCAGAGCAGAAGCTATACCCTAACTTTGATAAGTTATCCAAACTATCTTTTGTTGTCAAAATCTTTCAGCTTAAATGTCTTTATGGTTTCACTGATAGGGGGCTGAATGGATTGTTAGATTTTATAAGATTTATTCTTCCACCAGACAATACATGTCCTGCATCTATGAGGGAGGCTCGAAAGATGGTTTCAGCTCTTGGGttaatgtacaaaaaaataGATGCATGTGTTAATGATTGCGTTTTATTTTGTAAGGAAAATTCAGTGATGGACCAATGCCCAGAATGTGGAGAATCTAGATGGCAAAAAGTTCCAGAAGTTGTAGGCAATGAGGTACcaatattcaagaaaaaaaagaagagggtaCCGCGAAAGCTTTTACGTTACTTTCCACTAAAACCACGTCTTCAACAATTGTTTATGTCAAAAGAAACAGCTTCAGCTATGAGATGGCATAGGGATGAACGAGAAAATGATGGAATTCTACGACACCCGGCAGATTCAAAAGAATGGAAAGATTTTGATGATAAACATCCATCCTTTGCTATAGAATCTCGCAACGTGAGACTTGGACTAGCGAGTGATGGTGTCAATCCATTTGGAACCATGAGCATTTCACATAGCACTTGGCCTGTTGTCATGATCCCCTATAACTTGCCTCCTTGGATTTGCATGAAACATTCATATTGGATGTTATGTTTACTTATTCCTGGACCAAAATCTCCAGGTAATGACATAGACATATACTTGGCACCActgattgatgatttgaaagacCTATGGGAAGTTGGTATCCAAACATTTGATGCTTCTTTACAACAAAATTTTcagcttcgtgcaatgttattGTGGACGATAAATGATTTCCCTGCTTATGCCATGATGTCTGGTTGGAGCACAAAAGGTGAGTTAGCATGTCCTTGTTGTAATAAAAATACTTGTTCTTATAGATTAAAGCATGGTCGAAAGCATTGTTATATGGGTCACCGAAGGTCCTTGTCTCATGAACATCCTTGGCGAAAAAATCGGCATTTATTTGATAATCATATGGAACATCGTGAAGCTCCGAAAAGACTTTCTGGGTACGATGTGTTAAAGCAATATGATATGtttgaccaagtaaagtttGGAAAGCTtacaaggaagagaaaaagagatgatAAGACTGTTAATTGGAAGAAAAAGAGTATTTTCTTTGAGTTGCCTTATTGGAAGACATTATCTTTACGACATAATCTCGATGTAatgcatattgagaaaaagtttGTGACAGTATCTTGGGTACACTATTAG
- the LOC119987860 gene encoding uncharacterized protein LOC119987860, producing the protein MVASQRIEANEPTESAPDVPHRRGPSRGLATTKTLKANRTNKLNVTISLDDLAAVGVNSEKFISEVGVVTRLNAPLEKAKWKEIDEAIKEKICDLTLKRFEVEDTPVIRKVIKSMANASYRNWRARLHQHYKIYKTNEERLANPPKNVSIQQWKTVMDYFGSDKFLKISQRNLENRKSHETPHVAGRKSFKSVSFDNRDMETGKKPNMQELWKLTHMRSNGSWVNDKAKQVDEDVSYLVNHFVEGESSNQLTSDEAFIEVVGEKSSANYGPKPIKTRVRIEAQLEKATQQRDEVIKDLKELEVRFEDQRVRQEDEISRMKTEMNAQKAEMDAQRAEMQSQLQNIMSQLHPNQAASESLLQAQGYCTF; encoded by the exons ATGGTGGCATCTCAGAGGATTGAAGCTAATGAACCAACTGAATCAGCTCCAGATG tACCTCATCGGAGAGGGCCATCTCGTGGTCTAGCAACAACCAAGACATtaaaagccaatagaacaaaCAAACTGAATGTGACTATTTCTTTGGATGACTTAGCAGCAGTGGGTGTTAATTCTGAGAAATTTATCAGTGAAGTAGGTGTGGTGACTAGGTTGAATGCTCCTTTGGAAAAGGCCAAATGGAAGGAGATAGACGAAGCCATTAAGGAGAAGATATGTGATCTTACACTG AAAAGATTCGAGGTAGAAGACACTCCAGTTATACGAAAAGTTATCAAGTCTATGGCCAATGCAAGCTACCGTAATTGGCGTGCTCGTTTGCATCAACACTACAAGATTTACAAGACTAATGAGGAGCGACTCGCAAATCCACCCAAGAATGTTTCTATTCAGCAATGGAAGACAGTGATGGATTACTTTGGCAGTGATAAATTTCTG AAAATCAGCCAAAGAAACTTGGAAAATCGTAAGAGCCATGAAACTCCCCATGTTGCTGGTCGGAAATCATTCAAGTCTGTTAGCTTTGACAAC cGAGACATGGAAACAGGGAAAAAACCCAATATGCAAGAGTTGTGGAAGCTAACTCATATGAGGAGTAATGGTTCTTGGGTGAATGACAAGGCAAAACAAGTTGAT GAGGATGTGTCGTATCTTGTTAATCATTTCGTAGAAGGAGAGAGTTCTAACCAATTAACATCTGATGAAGCATTTATCGAAGTGGTTGGTGAAAAGTCTAGTGCAAATTATGGTCCAAAACCTATCAAGACTAGGGTGCGAATTGAAGCACAATTGGAAAAGGCTACCCAACAACGTGATGAGGTTATAAAAGACTTAAAGGAGTTGGAGGTGCGTTTTGAGGACCAGCGTGTGCGACAAGAGGATGAGATATCACGCATGAAGACTGAAATGAATGCTCAAAAGGCTGAGATGGATGCGCAAAGAGCTGAGATGCAATCCCAGCTTCAGAATATTATGAGTCAATTGCATCCTAATCAAG cTGCATCTGAAAGTCTACTACAAGCACAAG GTTACTGCACGTTCTAG
- the LOC119987861 gene encoding uncharacterized protein LOC119987861, with protein MTNSVVAGLISSRIRRLFEIIPDYWISSWTEKEIRLFVLINVFFQIVLLVLGNRRKYKIGNWISIILWLVQSSVNTFTIASISIISNDESSPKYDMFGLWASFMVLHLGGTHTISAYSLEDNELGLRSGFGSLTQLLGVVYIFLEIWGDTTLNFITIPMLLVGIVKNGEMIWTHWSMSVDRFQASLPSPPNPGPNYARFMVEYSAKIAEGFNISVEEVEGSTLLCYSPKCEPNNIVPDASILRDGNYLFNIFKRLFADDFLTF; from the exons ATGACAAACAGCG TCGTTGCTGGTTTGATCTCTTCTAGGATTAGGAGACTGTTTGAAATCATCCCCGATTACTGGATAAGTTCATGGACTGAAAAGGAGATCCGTTTATTTGTTCTAATCAACGTCTTTTTCCAGATAGTGCTCTTGGTGTTGGGAAACaggagaaaatacaaaattggAAATTGGATTTCAATCATCCTTTGGCTCGTCCAATCATCAGTTAATACATTCACAATTGCATCAATTAGCATTATCTCTAACGATGAATCAAGTCCAAAATATGATATGTTTGGACTTTGGGCGTCATTTATGGTATTGCATCTTGGTGGCACTCACACGATTAGTGCATACTCATTGGAAGATAATGAGTTAGGGTTGAGGAGTGGGTTCGGGAGTTTGACCCAGTTATTAGGAGTAGTCTACATCTTCCTCGAGATCTGGGGAGACACGACACTTAATTTTATTACTATTCCAATGTTGTTAGTTGGAATAGTTAAAAATGGAGAGATGATTTGGACTCATTGGTCCATGAGTGTTGATCGCTTTCAAGCATCTCTGCCTTCTCCTCCTAACCCTGGACCTAACTATGCCAGATTCATGGTGGAATATTCAGCAAAAATTGCTGAGGGATTTAATATATCAGTAGAGGAAGTTGAAGGTTCCACATTGTTGTGTTACTCTCCAAAATGTGAACCAAATAACATCGTTCCAGATGCTTCCATACTACGTGATGGTAATTATTTGTTCAATATATTTAAGCGATTATTTGCTGATGATTTCCTCACCTTCTAA
- the LOC119987862 gene encoding uncharacterized protein LOC119987862 — protein MSYTWMGGFLHLFSVSSIVSTSIAFLVIDKNDDDYPSIDIYITYILLVGALALETYEILVMLLSDQTLIWLSMHKNSCVDFAYKIINHLQYVLRWSSLINSDKRWSSTMRNYNLISICLKPTMKSTQIQKHSCNDFHIVSADLKRLIFEQLMQKSMHALNVRASKQLCAQRGDQVLKDMGCFDDIGWSVEMGFDQSILLWHIATDMCYSIDQYKDAHMTENQYGKCGKSLAGYMLHLVMHPSILPSASRMIRSHIQDTCADAMRFFRERSISNTRDACDALFQMDTGVPQSVGDRSMSILFEACTIAKYIQSLETEKHWTNERKWEMVSHVWVEMLSYAASQCQWRNHAKLLTSGGELLTHVWLLMAHLGITEQLHISQGDVMQVKILNTRANLV, from the coding sequence ATGAGTTATACATGGATGGGCGGCTTCCTTCATTTGTTCAGTGTATCCTCCATTGTTTCTACATCTATAGCTTTTCTAGTAATTGACAAGAATGATGATGATTACCCATcgatagacatttatatcacaTACATCTTGCTAGTTGGAGCATTGGCTTTGGAAACATATGAGATACTTGTTATGCTTCTCTCTGATCAGACACTGATTTGGTTGAGTATGCACAAAAATTCATGCGTGGATTTTGCTTACAAGATCATCAATCATCTCCAATATGTGTTACGATGGTCTTCTTTGATCAATTCCGATAAGCGTTGGTCTAGTACCATGAGAAACTACAACTTGATAAGTATTTGTCTTAAGCCTACTATGAAGTCTACCCAAATTCAGAAGCATTCATGCAATGATTTTCATATTGTCTCTGCAGATTTGAAAAGGTTAATTTTTGAACAGCTTATGCAAAAATCGATGCATGCATTGAATGTTAGGGCTTCTAAACAACTGTGTGCTCAAAGGGGTGATCAAGTACTTAAGGATATGGGTTGTTTTGATGATATTGGTTGGAGTGTAGAGATGGGATTTGATCAGAGTATTCTTTTGTGGCACATTGCAACAGATATGTGTTATTCTATTGATCAATATAAGGACGCACATATGACGGAAAATCAGTACGGTAAATGTGGCAAATCTCTAGCAGGTTATATGTTGCATCTGGTCATGCATCCTAGCATATTGCCTAGTGCATCTAGGATGATCCGATCACACATCCAGGACACATGCGCCGACGCCATGAGATTTTTTCGAGAAAGATCCATATCAAATACACGTGATGCTTGTGATGCATTATTCCAAATGGACACTGGTGTTCCCCAATCTGTTGGTGACAGAAGCatgtcaatattatttgaagcctGTACGATTGCGAAGTATATTCAGTCTCTGGAGACAGAAAAGCATTGgacaaatgaaagaaaatgggaaATGGTTAGTCATGTGTGGGTGGAGATGCTATCCTATGCTGCCAGTCAGTGTCAATGGCGGAACCATGCGAAGTTACTCACAAGTGGAGGAGAGCTGCTCACCCATGTCTGGTTACTAATGGCTCATCTTGGCATTACAGAACAATTACATATTTCTCAAGGTGATGTAATGCAGGTGAAAATCCTGAATACGAGGGCAAATCTAGTCTAA